A window of the Thalassospira indica genome harbors these coding sequences:
- a CDS encoding universal stress protein, with translation MYKDILVTVDLDHESSWKKAVPVAIKQAQSFGARLHVLTVVPTVGMSMVGQFFPKGYETKVLEAYNERLHQFVAEHIPSDIKVQHIVGQGTVYEVILQIAKKTNCDLIVIGSHRPELKDYLLGPNAARVVRHADCSVMVVRE, from the coding sequence ATGTACAAGGATATTCTGGTCACAGTAGATCTTGATCATGAGTCTTCCTGGAAGAAGGCCGTGCCGGTTGCGATCAAGCAGGCGCAAAGCTTTGGCGCGCGCCTTCATGTTCTGACCGTGGTGCCCACGGTTGGAATGTCGATGGTTGGTCAATTCTTCCCGAAGGGTTACGAAACCAAGGTTCTTGAAGCCTACAACGAACGTCTGCACCAATTTGTGGCTGAACATATTCCGTCAGACATCAAGGTGCAGCACATCGTCGGCCAGGGAACGGTTTACGAGGTCATCCTTCAGATTGCGAAGAAAACCAATTGCGACCTGATCGTGATCGGATCCCACCGCCCGGAACTGAAGGATTACCTTCTGGGGCCGAATGCCGCGCGCGTTGTGCGCCATGCAGATTGCTCGGTGATGGTTGTTCGCGAGTAG
- a CDS encoding formylglycine-generating enzyme family protein: MIVGDRIAEIWKFCAVACVVGLAGNAEAAGNGIPETVDIPSGWFWQGSDSVERQYAYQIDEQVYGHDISRRNRWYDLEADKWRVHLLGYDIGKTPVTNDQYAVFVEETGHPAPTISQEDWERQGLIYNYDTIVPFLWNDGRPPRGRGNHPVVLVSWQDANAYTRWLSEKTGESWHLPDELYWEKATRGPDGTFYPWGNIFDASRLNSADSGPFDTMPVGQFEAGPYGVLDGVGQVFEWTSSSSQPGYRTVKGGSWDDRGCGVCRPAARHARPEYLKHILIGFRVMRDH; encoded by the coding sequence ATGATAGTCGGGGATCGTATCGCAGAAATCTGGAAGTTCTGCGCTGTTGCGTGCGTTGTTGGCCTTGCGGGAAACGCAGAGGCGGCAGGTAATGGAATCCCCGAGACGGTCGACATTCCGTCTGGCTGGTTTTGGCAGGGATCCGATTCAGTCGAACGGCAATATGCCTATCAGATTGACGAGCAGGTCTATGGCCACGATATCAGCCGCCGTAACCGTTGGTATGATCTCGAAGCCGATAAATGGCGCGTCCATCTTTTGGGTTATGATATCGGCAAAACGCCGGTAACCAATGACCAGTATGCGGTTTTTGTTGAAGAAACCGGCCATCCCGCACCGACGATCAGCCAGGAAGACTGGGAACGTCAGGGGCTGATTTATAACTATGACACCATCGTACCGTTCCTTTGGAACGATGGTCGTCCCCCGCGCGGACGCGGCAATCATCCCGTCGTTCTGGTGTCGTGGCAGGATGCCAACGCCTATACCCGTTGGCTGAGCGAAAAGACGGGTGAAAGCTGGCACTTGCCCGATGAGCTGTATTGGGAAAAGGCGACGCGTGGCCCGGATGGTACGTTCTATCCTTGGGGAAATATTTTCGACGCAAGCCGCCTGAACAGTGCTGATAGCGGACCGTTTGATACCATGCCGGTCGGCCAGTTCGAGGCCGGGCCATATGGTGTGCTTGACGGTGTCGGGCAGGTGTTTGAATGGACGTCTTCGTCTTCTCAGCCAGGCTATCGCACGGTTAAAGGCGGATCATGGGATGATCGCGGGTGCGGGGTTTGTCGCCCGGCCGCCCGTCACGCCCGCCCGGAATATCTCAAGCACATCCTGATTGGTTTTCGGGTGATGCGCGATCACTGA
- a CDS encoding DUF6969 family protein, producing MTEDKLDLASIPTDQLEKMLAAGRDVMECHRVLTATGDNIVGELIKGSGTFYEWNHYPEGDVYDRQSHAQFYYHAHPKEERRDWDEHGHFHTFMRPRGMPDGCKPKQIEGFAYPEGPNDALSHLIAFSMDEFGFCQRLFTTNRWVTGEVWYDAEDVIGMLDGFVIDHAQPSWPVNRWVSGMMVLFRPQIEQLIRERDQAVADWAQKHPDRDVYEDRDLEVTATLDVATVEQMRSVGEELLRRREAA from the coding sequence ATGACTGAAGACAAACTCGATTTGGCGTCTATCCCGACAGATCAGCTTGAAAAGATGTTGGCCGCGGGACGCGATGTTATGGAATGTCACCGCGTTTTGACGGCGACGGGCGATAACATCGTCGGTGAACTGATCAAGGGGTCGGGGACGTTCTATGAATGGAACCACTACCCCGAAGGCGATGTCTATGATCGCCAGTCACATGCACAGTTCTATTATCATGCCCATCCCAAGGAAGAACGCCGGGATTGGGACGAGCACGGACATTTCCATACCTTCATGCGTCCGCGCGGCATGCCTGATGGCTGCAAACCCAAACAGATCGAAGGCTTCGCCTATCCCGAGGGGCCGAACGACGCACTTTCGCATTTGATCGCGTTTTCTATGGATGAGTTCGGCTTTTGCCAGCGATTGTTTACCACCAACCGTTGGGTCACGGGCGAAGTCTGGTATGACGCCGAAGACGTCATCGGTATGCTTGATGGTTTTGTCATCGACCATGCCCAGCCGTCCTGGCCGGTCAACCGTTGGGTGTCGGGCATGATGGTGCTTTTCCGGCCGCAGATTGAACAACTTATCCGCGAACGCGATCAGGCCGTTGCCGATTGGGCGCAAAAACACCCGGACCGTGACGTCTATGAAGATCGTGACCTTGAAGTCACTGCGACCCTGGATGTCGCAACGGTGGAGCAGATGCGTTCGGTCGGCGAAGAACTTCTGCGTCGGCGCGAGGCGGCATAG
- a CDS encoding c-type cytochrome, with amino-acid sequence MTFSRKLVLVASSIAFLSAAPAIAGDAEKGEKLFKRCAACHSLEAGVNKVGPSLAGSFGRECGTVEGFKYGKGYLAACEKGFVADEAFLTDYLKDPSAKLSEIAGSKERSKMAFKLNKDEDVADIIEFLKAQ; translated from the coding sequence ATGACGTTTTCGCGCAAACTGGTTCTCGTTGCCAGCTCCATCGCCTTCCTGTCTGCCGCCCCTGCGATTGCTGGTGATGCGGAGAAAGGTGAAAAACTTTTCAAGCGCTGTGCTGCTTGCCACAGCCTTGAAGCTGGTGTGAACAAGGTCGGCCCAAGCCTTGCGGGTTCGTTCGGTCGTGAATGCGGCACGGTTGAAGGTTTCAAATACGGCAAGGGCTATCTTGCTGCCTGCGAAAAAGGCTTTGTTGCTGACGAGGCGTTCCTGACCGATTACCTCAAGGACCCGTCGGCCAAGCTCAGTGAAATCGCGGGTTCCAAGGAACGCTCCAAAATGGCGTTCAAACTCAACAAAGATGAAGATGTTGCCGACATCATCGAGTTCCTGAAAGCTCAGTAA
- a CDS encoding DUF2336 domain-containing protein produces the protein MPRITKEDLSKLVQDPSGENRADTADKISREFTTETLTDSERVLAEDIFRLMIRDAEVRVRKALAKNLAQTPLVPHDVAATLARDVDEVALPVLEFSEVLNDDDLVDIIGDNADSVEKQRAIASRSYVSEVVSATLVDIGHEDVMVDLMSNQGAEISEVSLQKVVDDFGDNERIQKPMIERNHLPITIAERMVTLVSERMRSQLISRGHIPEGIVNAVMTQSQESATIGLLGDGVEERDVELLVEHLYNNKRLTSGLILRALCMGDVSFFEAALAKRAGVSLINTRILIHDSGPFGLEAIYNKAGMPEHFFPGVRAAIEVARETSFDGEEHDKERYSRRMIERVLTQYGDLGVEFDSDDVDYLMGRMLQLPGERALHH, from the coding sequence TTGCCACGTATCACCAAAGAAGATCTGAGCAAGCTGGTTCAGGACCCGTCAGGGGAAAATCGCGCAGACACGGCCGACAAGATCAGTCGTGAATTCACGACCGAGACCCTGACTGACAGCGAACGTGTTCTGGCCGAAGATATTTTCCGTCTGATGATCCGTGACGCGGAAGTCCGCGTGCGCAAGGCCCTTGCCAAAAACCTTGCCCAGACGCCTTTGGTGCCACATGACGTTGCCGCGACGCTGGCCCGCGATGTGGACGAAGTCGCGCTTCCGGTTCTTGAATTTTCCGAAGTACTCAATGACGACGACCTTGTCGACATCATCGGTGACAATGCCGACAGTGTCGAAAAGCAGCGTGCGATCGCCTCGCGGTCATATGTTTCCGAAGTCGTTTCGGCAACGCTGGTCGATATCGGCCATGAAGACGTGATGGTCGACCTGATGTCAAACCAGGGTGCCGAAATCAGCGAGGTTTCCCTGCAAAAGGTCGTTGATGATTTCGGCGACAATGAACGCATTCAGAAACCGATGATCGAACGCAATCATCTGCCGATCACGATTGCCGAACGTATGGTGACGCTGGTGTCCGAACGGATGCGTTCGCAACTGATTTCGCGCGGTCACATCCCCGAGGGGATCGTTAACGCCGTCATGACCCAGTCGCAGGAAAGCGCGACCATCGGGCTTCTTGGTGATGGGGTCGAGGAACGCGATGTCGAACTGCTTGTCGAACATCTTTATAACAACAAGCGTCTGACCAGCGGTCTGATCCTGCGCGCACTTTGCATGGGCGATGTGTCCTTCTTCGAGGCCGCCTTGGCAAAGCGTGCGGGTGTCTCTTTGATCAATACCCGTATTCTTATTCATGACAGTGGTCCGTTCGGCCTTGAAGCGATCTATAACAAGGCCGGCATGCCAGAGCATTTCTTCCCGGGTGTTCGTGCGGCGATTGAAGTTGCCCGCGAGACTTCCTTTGATGGTGAAGAACATGACAAGGAACGCTATTCGCGCCGGATGATCGAACGGGTCCTGACCCAGTATGGTGATCTTGGGGTCGAGTTCGATTCAGATGACGTCGATTATCTGATGGGCCGTATGTTGCAGCTCCCGGGGGAACGGGCCTTGCATCACTAA
- a CDS encoding TRAP transporter large permease, producing MDNFYIEDWFPLFMFASLGILVFTGLPVAFVISGIGIGFGFLGMAYDVFSFIEFFNIVSRIWGGISENMVMVAVPMFIYMGTMLEKSGVAEDLLECLNMLLRKVPGGLALSVTLMGTIMAATTGIIGASVVMMTLLALPVMMRRNYDPSLATGTIAASGTLGILIPPSIMLVLMSDLLSVSVGNLFLAAILPGLILAGLYTVYIFVRCQLNPSLAPPLPEGEAIHGKDLAMMVVRSFVPPVFLIVLVLGSIFAGFATPTEAAGVGAVGATFLALVKGRLKWPVLKDVCERSALTGAMLFFLFAGATVFSYVFRSLGGDDLVIDLVEGAGLGSWGILLLLMLIVFILGFFFDWVEITLIVLPIFAPVIAQLDFGHHLDIGGLEATEAQVLTWFAVLVAVNLQTSFLTPPFGFALFYLKGVAPKSITIQQIYKGIIPFVLLQVLGLILVMYFPELALWMPNTLLE from the coding sequence ATGGATAACTTCTATATCGAAGACTGGTTTCCGCTGTTCATGTTTGCCTCGCTCGGCATTCTTGTCTTCACGGGACTTCCGGTTGCTTTCGTCATTTCCGGCATCGGGATCGGCTTTGGCTTCCTGGGCATGGCCTATGACGTTTTCTCGTTTATTGAATTTTTCAATATCGTTTCACGTATCTGGGGCGGCATCTCCGAAAACATGGTGATGGTTGCCGTGCCGATGTTCATTTACATGGGCACGATGCTTGAAAAAAGTGGTGTTGCAGAAGATCTTCTGGAATGCCTCAACATGCTGCTGCGCAAGGTGCCGGGCGGTCTTGCCCTTTCGGTAACCCTGATGGGTACCATCATGGCGGCGACCACCGGTATTATTGGCGCATCGGTTGTGATGATGACCCTGCTCGCCCTGCCGGTGATGATGCGTCGTAATTATGATCCCTCGCTTGCCACCGGGACGATTGCGGCATCGGGTACGTTGGGTATTCTGATCCCGCCATCGATCATGCTGGTTCTGATGTCCGACCTTCTGTCGGTATCGGTTGGTAACCTGTTCCTGGCGGCAATCCTTCCGGGTCTGATCCTAGCAGGTCTCTATACCGTCTACATCTTTGTACGTTGCCAGTTAAATCCGTCTCTTGCCCCGCCGCTTCCAGAGGGCGAAGCAATCCATGGCAAGGATCTGGCGATGATGGTGGTGCGCAGTTTCGTGCCGCCTGTGTTCCTGATCGTTCTTGTTCTGGGCTCGATCTTTGCCGGTTTTGCCACCCCGACCGAGGCCGCAGGCGTTGGCGCAGTTGGTGCGACCTTCCTGGCTCTGGTCAAGGGGCGCCTTAAATGGCCGGTCCTTAAGGATGTTTGCGAACGTTCGGCACTGACCGGCGCGATGCTGTTCTTCCTGTTTGCCGGCGCGACTGTGTTTTCCTATGTGTTCCGTTCGCTGGGCGGTGACGATCTGGTGATTGACCTTGTCGAAGGTGCCGGACTGGGATCGTGGGGCATCTTGCTTTTGCTGATGCTGATCGTCTTTATCCTTGGCTTCTTCTTTGACTGGGTCGAGATCACCCTGATTGTTCTGCCGATCTTTGCACCGGTCATTGCCCAGCTTGATTTTGGGCATCACCTTGACATCGGCGGCCTTGAAGCCACCGAGGCACAGGTTCTGACATGGTTTGCGGTCCTTGTGGCGGTGAACCTGCAAACAAGCTTCTTAACGCCACCGTTTGGGTTTGCCCTATTCTATCTCAAGGGTGTGGCGCCGAAATCCATCACCATCCAGCAGATCTACAAAGGCATCATTCCCTTCGTACTTCTGCAGGTTCTGGGACTTATCCTCGTGATGTACTTCCCGGAACTGGCCCTGTGGATGCCCAATACGCTGCTTGAATAG
- a CDS encoding TRAP transporter small permease subunit, translated as MEALLKFSDIIDAVVTRVGKWASLLAIPLMIVILYDVIQRKFGGQGSIKLQELEWHLHTGLFMLCFGFAYIRDAHVRIELIRDNLRPRTRAIVEMIGGIICVLPFCALVLYFGFDFVARSFESGEVSASTTGLTHRWIIKSTIPIGFGLLAMAGLSIFLKCFVYVFGPTNLHKRAGYYVGTHHLEELGTAKIKD; from the coding sequence ATGGAAGCGCTACTGAAATTTAGTGACATCATTGATGCCGTCGTGACCCGTGTGGGAAAGTGGGCAAGCCTGCTTGCGATACCATTGATGATCGTCATCCTGTACGACGTGATCCAACGTAAATTCGGCGGTCAGGGATCTATCAAGCTCCAGGAGCTTGAATGGCACCTGCATACCGGCCTGTTTATGCTGTGCTTTGGCTTCGCCTATATTCGCGATGCACATGTTCGTATTGAACTTATCCGCGACAACCTTCGCCCCCGTACCCGCGCGATTGTCGAGATGATCGGCGGCATCATTTGCGTGCTGCCATTCTGTGCTTTGGTGCTGTATTTCGGGTTTGATTTTGTTGCCCGTTCTTTTGAAAGCGGCGAAGTATCGGCTTCAACAACGGGTCTGACCCATCGCTGGATCATCAAATCAACCATTCCCATCGGCTTTGGCCTTCTCGCCATGGCGGGGCTTTCGATCTTCCTGAAATGCTTCGTCTATGTCTTTGGCCCGACCAACCTGCACAAGCGCGCAGGCTATTACGTCGGGACCCACCATCTTGAAGAACTTGGCACTGCCAAGATCAAAGACTGA
- a CDS encoding TRAP transporter substrate-binding protein: MTFSKMLKSATCAAVLAAVAVAAVPSDADAQDRVRWKMGSTYPGSLTQLGTLGKRVDEKIDQVSGGNINIKFYEPGALVPALEVFDAVSTGSIDAAFSTPGYWAGKVPALQLFGAVPFGPQAGEYLAWVKFGGGQEIFDKLYAEHGIKSLFCGLIAPEASGWFSKEINSPEDLKGLKMRFFGLGAKVMEKLGVSTQLLAGGDIYPALELGTIDATEFSMPAIDLKLGFHQVAKYYYFPGWHQQSTLFDLMMNKEKWDALSDTQRAQIESVCNDNLAYGFAEGEAIQFDALKELQEKGVNIKKWSPEMLDAMRGAWEEVAAELSAEDANFKMAYESLQSFRENYKIWKDIGYLD; this comes from the coding sequence ATGACTTTTTCTAAAATGCTTAAATCCGCAACTTGTGCGGCCGTTCTTGCTGCGGTCGCGGTTGCGGCAGTGCCTTCTGATGCGGATGCCCAGGATCGCGTTCGCTGGAAAATGGGCTCGACCTATCCGGGCAGCCTGACCCAGCTTGGTACGCTTGGCAAACGCGTCGACGAGAAGATCGACCAAGTTTCTGGCGGCAATATCAACATCAAATTCTATGAGCCGGGCGCACTTGTGCCGGCACTGGAAGTTTTCGATGCGGTTTCGACCGGCTCGATTGATGCGGCCTTCTCCACCCCGGGCTACTGGGCAGGTAAGGTTCCGGCCCTTCAGCTTTTCGGTGCCGTTCCGTTCGGCCCGCAGGCAGGTGAATATCTGGCATGGGTCAAGTTTGGCGGCGGCCAGGAAATCTTCGACAAGCTTTATGCCGAACATGGCATCAAATCGCTGTTCTGCGGCCTGATCGCACCGGAAGCATCTGGCTGGTTCTCCAAAGAGATCAATTCGCCGGAAGACCTTAAGGGTCTGAAAATGCGCTTCTTCGGTCTTGGCGCGAAAGTGATGGAAAAACTTGGTGTTTCCACCCAGCTTCTGGCCGGTGGCGACATCTATCCAGCACTTGAACTTGGCACGATTGACGCGACCGAGTTCTCCATGCCGGCGATTGACTTGAAACTCGGCTTCCACCAGGTTGCGAAGTACTACTACTTCCCGGGCTGGCATCAGCAGTCGACCCTGTTCGATCTGATGATGAACAAGGAAAAATGGGATGCGCTTTCCGATACCCAGCGTGCCCAGATCGAGTCCGTCTGTAACGACAACCTTGCATATGGCTTTGCAGAAGGTGAAGCGATCCAGTTCGACGCCCTGAAAGAACTTCAGGAAAAAGGCGTGAACATCAAGAAGTGGTCGCCGGAAATGCTCGATGCCATGCGTGGTGCCTGGGAAGAAGTCGCAGCCGAGCTTTCAGCTGAGGATGCAAACTTCAAAATGGCTTATGAAAGCCTCCAGAGCTTCCGCGAAAACTACAAGATCTGGAAAGACATCGGTTATCTCGATTAA
- a CDS encoding polyprenyl synthetase family protein has protein sequence MPFEKSEYSVTNTAPQPKTQPSLDSLVNLVDGDMKRVNQVIIDNMHSEVALIPQLATHLVAAGGKRMRPMLTLASARLCGYGDGPHAVDLAACVEFIHTATLLHDDVVDESQLRRGQASANALFGNEASVLVGDFLFARAFVVMVKTGSLRVLDILAQASAVIAEGEVLQLSTANDMGTSEEAYLEVITAKTAALFGAASQIGAVIAERSAEDEEALRLYGIYLGTAFQLIDDVLDYSAHQATLGKTVGDDFRDGKVTLPVIIAYANGDEDEKAFWRRCMEDQDFQDGDLDRAQTLIRKYDALDASMDRAREFGEKAIATLSRFDDGAIKDAMVEAVEFCISRPY, from the coding sequence ATGCCATTTGAGAAGTCGGAATACAGCGTGACCAATACCGCACCGCAGCCAAAGACTCAGCCGAGCCTTGATTCACTGGTCAACCTCGTTGATGGCGACATGAAGCGCGTCAATCAGGTGATCATCGACAACATGCACAGCGAAGTCGCCCTGATTCCGCAATTGGCCACCCATCTTGTCGCGGCCGGCGGCAAACGCATGCGCCCGATGCTGACACTGGCATCGGCACGGCTTTGCGGTTATGGGGATGGACCACATGCTGTCGATCTTGCGGCCTGCGTTGAATTCATTCATACCGCGACCCTTCTGCACGATGATGTCGTCGATGAAAGCCAGCTGCGCCGTGGTCAGGCATCGGCAAATGCGCTGTTTGGCAACGAGGCCAGTGTTCTGGTAGGTGATTTCTTGTTTGCGCGCGCCTTTGTCGTGATGGTCAAAACCGGGTCGCTACGCGTTCTTGATATTCTGGCACAGGCATCTGCCGTCATTGCCGAGGGCGAAGTTCTTCAACTTTCGACCGCCAATGACATGGGCACCTCCGAAGAGGCCTATCTCGAAGTGATTACCGCCAAGACCGCAGCCCTGTTTGGCGCGGCATCGCAGATTGGTGCGGTGATTGCCGAACGTTCGGCCGAGGATGAAGAAGCACTTCGCCTGTATGGCATTTACCTTGGCACCGCCTTCCAGCTGATTGACGATGTTCTGGATTATTCCGCCCATCAGGCAACCCTTGGTAAAACCGTTGGCGATGATTTCCGCGACGGCAAGGTGACGCTTCCGGTAATCATTGCGTATGCCAATGGCGATGAAGACGAAAAGGCCTTCTGGCGTCGCTGCATGGAAGATCAGGACTTCCAGGATGGCGATCTGGATCGTGCGCAAACACTGATCCGCAAATATGATGCACTGGATGCATCAATGGATCGCGCCCGCGAATTCGGCGAAAAGGCGATTGCCACCTTGTCCCGCTTTGACGATGGCGCGATCAAGGATGCAATGGTCGAGGCAGTCGAATTCTGCATTTCGCGCCCATACTAA
- a CDS encoding DUF2007 domain-containing protein yields the protein MIELFRSNDPIELSWAQTVLADEGIDSHIFDYHASIIEGSIGALPRRLMVDGDAESRAKYVLDVARRELDEHNAKRDASDAIPSE from the coding sequence ATGATCGAACTTTTTCGCAGTAACGATCCCATCGAACTGAGCTGGGCACAGACTGTTCTGGCCGATGAGGGCATCGACAGCCATATCTTTGACTACCACGCCAGCATCATCGAAGGATCGATCGGTGCCTTGCCCCGGCGCCTGATGGTGGATGGGGATGCGGAAAGTCGTGCGAAATACGTTCTTGATGTTGCCAGACGCGAACTGGATGAGCATAACGCAAAGCGCGATGCGTCGGACGCTATACCGTCCGAGTAA
- a CDS encoding tRNA1(Val) (adenine(37)-N6)-methyltransferase: protein MVNAATRIEVPDFPEERISHDFLLGGSVVLKQPVDGYRAAVDAVLLAASVSINSRRDEKILDVGAAVGTAGLCVARRLQTAKVTGVELQDDLYALFCRNVMENDLAGRVTPIHGDINDGRLPLVAESFDQVISNPPYYAGGTRPSNESRAKAHQEGTADLKDWIAFCLRMVRQKGRITLVHRADHLDRIIGLLHGRAGDMTVYPIWSKADSDAPLRVIVSARKGVASPLTMRRGIVLHDEGGAYLPQTDTLLRNPMALPGF, encoded by the coding sequence ATGGTGAATGCAGCCACACGCATTGAAGTGCCCGACTTCCCCGAAGAACGGATCAGCCATGATTTTCTTCTTGGCGGATCGGTGGTGCTCAAGCAGCCTGTCGACGGCTATCGGGCGGCGGTGGATGCTGTGTTGCTGGCCGCATCGGTTTCGATCAATTCCCGTCGCGATGAAAAGATCCTTGATGTCGGGGCGGCGGTCGGCACGGCCGGGCTTTGCGTTGCCCGTCGTCTGCAAACCGCGAAGGTCACAGGTGTCGAGCTGCAAGACGATCTCTATGCGCTGTTTTGCCGCAACGTGATGGAAAATGATCTGGCGGGGCGTGTGACCCCAATCCATGGCGATATCAATGATGGTCGCCTGCCGCTGGTGGCGGAAAGCTTTGATCAGGTCATTTCCAACCCGCCCTATTATGCCGGGGGCACGCGGCCCAGCAATGAAAGCCGTGCCAAGGCACATCAGGAAGGCACCGCAGACCTTAAGGACTGGATTGCGTTTTGTCTTAGGATGGTGCGGCAAAAGGGACGGATTACGCTTGTACATCGCGCCGATCATTTGGACCGGATCATTGGTCTTTTGCATGGCCGGGCCGGTGACATGACTGTTTATCCGATCTGGAGCAAAGCGGATTCCGACGCGCCCTTGCGTGTGATCGTCTCGGCGCGTAAAGGCGTCGCGTCGCCATTGACCATGCGGCGCGGGATCGTTTTGCACGATGAAGGCGGGGCCTATTTGCCGCAAACCGATACCCTTTTGCGCAACCCTATGGCATTGCCCGGTTTCTAA
- a CDS encoding glycine--tRNA ligase subunit alpha, with product MALDGSQRPPSFQEIILRLQSYWADQGCVILQPYDLEVGAGTFHTATTLRALGPETWNAAYVQPSRRPTDGRYGENPNRLQHYYQFQVLMKPSPANSQDLYLGSLKHLGIDPMAHDIRFVEDDWESPTLGAWGLGWEVWLDGMEVTQFTYFQQVGGFECNPVPVELTYGLERLAMYIQGVENVYDLDYNGAGVTYGDVFLQNEKEQSTYNFEVANTDMLFQHFKDAQAECAVNIERGLALPAYEQAMKASHLFNLLDARGVISVTERAAYIGRVRDMSKSCCEAWLRSRGHLNEEA from the coding sequence ATGGCGCTCGACGGGTCGCAACGTCCCCCTTCATTCCAGGAAATCATTCTTCGACTGCAAAGCTATTGGGCCGATCAGGGGTGTGTCATCCTGCAGCCTTATGACTTGGAAGTCGGTGCCGGTACCTTCCACACCGCGACGACCCTGCGTGCGCTTGGCCCGGAAACCTGGAATGCAGCCTATGTGCAGCCATCCCGTCGCCCGACCGATGGTCGTTACGGCGAGAACCCCAACCGTCTGCAGCACTATTACCAGTTCCAGGTGCTGATGAAGCCGTCACCGGCCAATTCACAGGATCTGTATCTTGGCTCGCTGAAACATCTGGGCATTGACCCGATGGCCCATGACATCCGCTTTGTCGAGGATGACTGGGAAAGCCCGACGCTGGGCGCATGGGGCCTTGGCTGGGAAGTGTGGCTTGACGGTATGGAAGTCACCCAGTTCACTTATTTCCAGCAGGTCGGTGGTTTTGAATGCAACCCGGTCCCGGTAGAGCTGACCTATGGTCTGGAACGTCTGGCGATGTATATCCAGGGTGTCGAAAACGTCTACGATCTCGATTACAACGGTGCAGGCGTGACCTATGGCGACGTGTTCCTTCAGAATGAAAAAGAACAGTCGACCTATAACTTTGAAGTCGCAAACACCGACATGCTGTTCCAGCACTTCAAGGATGCACAGGCCGAATGTGCGGTGAATATCGAACGTGGTCTGGCTCTGCCGGCCTATGAGCAGGCCATGAAGGCGTCCCATCTGTTTAACCTCCTTGATGCGCGCGGCGTGATTTCCGTGACCGAACGTGCGGCCTATATCGGCCGTGTTCGTGACATGTCGAAATCCTGCTGTGAAGCGTGGCTGCGGTCGCGTGGACATCTGAACGAGGAGGCATAA